One segment of Gemmatimonadota bacterium DNA contains the following:
- a CDS encoding aminotransferase class III-fold pyridoxal phosphate-dependent enzyme — protein sequence MPGSRPPLSAISENRPRFSPEKAGELARSLYGVSGTLRALPSERDQNFRVTAGDGKVFVLKISGAGERRGILDLQHAALEHLSAHYEEAAWPRVCRTGDGEAITRVDGHDGRHHLVRMLTYVDGRPLCDARPHGPGLLNHLGAFLGRLTRAFAGFSHEEKQPELIWNVDNGPDVVRRYAGQIHDAGRRDLVMNFCEAYEKTVEPHLSSLPRQFIHNDANDQNVLVSLVSLVNRARGVNRARGVSPEDPAPSELEVAGLIDFGDMVHSCALFEPAVAAAYVMLGKAEPLAAAAHVVAGYHTEHPLTDLELKLMYHCAVMRLCMSVAISAHQQVAEPENTYLSVSEKNAWDLLEKLKDAAPSFAEYLFRDACGRPPCPQTPGIETYLSSKRGAFAPVMGPDVDLSTALVFDLSVSSPDRALLGGSIGVDDLTREVFRRMEETGAEAGIGRYDEARQVYTAGQFTLDSDEMPERRTIHLGMDVFLPAGSPVFAPLEGKVHSFRNNTQPLDYGPCIILEHVAEERVGTEEPEGTAGSAGSEGTAGSAGSEGTAGSAGSAVNFYTLYGHLSVESLTGLFEGKRIEKGERFATLGDPAVNGGWPPHLHFQVVTDMLGKKGDFPGVGGPSQRNVWRSLSPDPNVILGVPAGAFPPDQRTRQEVLSSRREHIGRSLSVSYRRPLKIVRGHMQYLYDEEGRAFLDAVNNVPHVGHSHPRVVAASHRQMAVLNTNTRYLHDNLVDYAERLCAKLPDPLSVCFFVNSGSEANDLALRLARAYSGRRDLLILDGAYHGNLTSLVDISPYKFDGPGGEGAPPHVHKVPLPDPYRGPYKGYSPETGARYADHVRERIDALAEQDRGISAFIAESLPGCGGQIVLPDGYFKKAFQQVHEAGGVCIADEVQVGFGRVGSHFWGFETQDAVPDIVTLGKPIGNGHPLGAVVTTPEIAGAFDNGMEYFNTFGGNPVSCAIGLAVLDIIEEEGLQANALEVGGYLLEELRALEPDHPIIGDVRGMGLYVGVELVLDRDSLVPAGHQASYVANRMRDHGVLISTDGPLHNVLKIKPPLVFTREDADYLLHCLGKVLEEDYLRLPG from the coding sequence ATGCCCGGTAGCAGGCCCCCTCTGTCCGCCATCTCCGAGAACCGGCCCCGCTTCAGTCCTGAAAAGGCCGGTGAACTCGCCCGTTCCCTGTATGGTGTTTCCGGCACGCTGCGCGCGTTGCCGAGTGAGCGCGATCAGAACTTCCGGGTGACGGCCGGCGACGGCAAGGTGTTCGTCCTCAAGATCTCCGGCGCGGGCGAGCGGCGCGGCATTCTCGACCTTCAGCATGCCGCCCTGGAACACCTGTCCGCGCACTACGAAGAAGCTGCCTGGCCGCGGGTATGCCGCACGGGGGACGGCGAGGCCATCACCCGGGTCGATGGACACGACGGACGCCATCACCTGGTACGAATGCTGACCTACGTCGACGGACGGCCCCTCTGCGACGCCAGGCCGCACGGTCCCGGCCTGCTGAACCACCTCGGCGCCTTCCTCGGACGGTTGACCCGTGCTTTCGCCGGTTTCTCCCACGAGGAAAAGCAACCGGAACTCATCTGGAACGTGGACAACGGACCGGACGTCGTGCGCCGATACGCCGGCCAGATCCACGACGCCGGCCGGCGCGACCTGGTCATGAATTTCTGCGAAGCATACGAGAAAACCGTCGAGCCCCACCTCTCATCGCTGCCGCGCCAGTTCATCCACAACGACGCCAACGACCAGAATGTCCTGGTCAGCCTGGTCAGCCTGGTCAACCGAGCCCGCGGGGTCAACCGAGCCCGCGGGGTCAGCCCCGAAGACCCGGCACCGAGCGAACTGGAAGTGGCCGGCCTGATCGACTTCGGTGACATGGTGCATTCCTGCGCGCTCTTCGAACCGGCCGTGGCCGCCGCCTATGTCATGCTCGGCAAGGCCGAACCCCTTGCGGCGGCCGCCCACGTCGTGGCCGGGTACCACACCGAGCACCCGTTGACGGACCTGGAACTGAAACTGATGTACCATTGCGCCGTGATGCGGCTCTGCATGAGCGTGGCCATCTCGGCCCACCAGCAGGTTGCCGAACCGGAGAATACCTACCTGTCCGTCAGCGAGAAAAACGCCTGGGACCTCCTCGAAAAACTCAAGGACGCCGCCCCATCCTTTGCCGAATACCTGTTCCGGGACGCCTGTGGACGGCCGCCGTGTCCGCAGACACCCGGCATCGAAACGTACCTCTCATCGAAGCGCGGTGCCTTCGCGCCGGTCATGGGTCCCGATGTGGACCTCTCCACCGCCCTGGTATTCGATCTCAGCGTGAGCAGCCCGGACCGGGCCCTGCTGGGGGGTTCCATCGGCGTGGACGACCTTACCAGAGAGGTTTTCCGGCGCATGGAAGAAACCGGGGCCGAGGCGGGGATCGGCCGTTACGACGAAGCCCGCCAGGTCTACACCGCCGGGCAGTTCACCCTGGATTCCGACGAAATGCCGGAACGCCGGACCATCCACCTGGGCATGGATGTGTTCCTGCCCGCCGGATCGCCGGTCTTCGCGCCATTGGAGGGCAAGGTCCACAGCTTCCGGAACAACACGCAGCCACTGGACTACGGCCCATGCATCATTCTGGAACATGTCGCGGAGGAACGGGTAGGGACGGAAGAACCGGAAGGCACGGCCGGTTCAGCCGGCTCGGAAGGCACGGCCGGTTCAGCCGGCTCGGAAGGCACGGCCGGTTCAGCCGGCTCGGCCGTGAATTTCTATACGCTGTACGGGCATCTGAGCGTCGAATCGCTCACCGGTCTCTTCGAGGGCAAGCGGATCGAGAAAGGGGAACGATTCGCCACACTCGGCGACCCGGCGGTAAACGGCGGCTGGCCGCCCCACCTGCATTTTCAGGTCGTCACGGACATGCTGGGCAAAAAGGGCGATTTCCCCGGCGTCGGCGGACCGAGCCAGCGGAACGTCTGGCGCAGCCTTTCCCCGGACCCGAATGTCATACTCGGCGTGCCCGCCGGAGCGTTCCCGCCGGACCAGCGGACACGGCAGGAGGTCCTTTCGTCCCGCCGCGAGCACATCGGCAGGTCCTTGAGCGTCTCCTACCGGCGTCCCCTGAAGATCGTCCGGGGCCATATGCAGTACCTGTACGATGAGGAGGGGCGCGCCTTCCTCGACGCCGTGAACAACGTACCCCACGTGGGGCACAGCCATCCCCGGGTGGTCGCCGCGAGCCACCGGCAGATGGCCGTGCTGAACACCAATACCCGCTATCTGCACGACAACCTCGTGGACTACGCCGAACGGCTCTGCGCGAAACTGCCCGACCCCTTAAGCGTGTGTTTTTTCGTGAACTCCGGGAGCGAGGCCAACGACCTCGCTCTTCGACTGGCGCGGGCCTATTCGGGACGAAGGGACCTGCTCATCCTCGACGGGGCCTACCACGGCAACCTCACGTCCCTGGTCGACATCAGTCCCTACAAGTTCGACGGCCCCGGCGGCGAAGGCGCGCCGCCCCATGTCCACAAGGTGCCGCTCCCCGACCCCTACCGCGGGCCGTACAAGGGCTATTCGCCTGAAACGGGCGCACGGTATGCCGACCACGTACGCGAACGGATCGATGCGCTCGCGGAACAGGACCGCGGCATCAGCGCCTTCATCGCCGAGTCCCTGCCCGGTTGCGGTGGGCAGATCGTACTGCCGGACGGCTATTTCAAGAAGGCGTTCCAACAGGTGCACGAAGCGGGCGGCGTGTGCATCGCCGACGAGGTGCAGGTGGGATTCGGACGCGTGGGTTCGCACTTCTGGGGATTCGAGACCCAGGACGCGGTACCGGACATCGTCACCCTGGGAAAGCCTATCGGCAACGGCCACCCGCTGGGCGCGGTGGTTACCACCCCCGAGATCGCGGGCGCTTTCGACAACGGCATGGAGTATTTCAACACCTTCGGCGGGAACCCGGTCTCCTGCGCCATCGGCCTGGCGGTGCTGGATATCATCGAGGAAGAAGGGCTCCAGGCCAATGCCCTGGAGGTGGGCGGCTACCTGCTGGAAGAGCTTCGCGCCCTGGAGCCGGACCACCCGATCATCGGTGACGTCCGCGGCATGGGGCTCTACGTGGGCGTGGAACTCGTGCTGGACCGCGATTCGCTGGTACCGGCCGGCCACCAGGCTTCTTACGTGGCCAACCGGATGCGGGACCACGGGGTGCTGATCAGCACCGACGGCCCCCTGCACAACGTCCTGAAGATCAAGCCTCCCCTGGTCTTCACCCGGGAAGACGCCGACTATCTCCTGCACTGCCTCGGCAAGGTGCTCGAGGAGGACTATCTGCGGTTACCGGGCTGA